The following are encoded in a window of Bacillus sp. SORGH_AS_0510 genomic DNA:
- a CDS encoding Ig-like domain-containing protein: MFAKRKSKLTRLMAVVLTIMLVAYNIPVGVITKAFAETGTNQKVFTMEIVENGAPVPNQEITGHNANNEVSVTGTTDKDGLVQFPELTNALFDKNNQFDFLVASKTFSIVLTEGTTDHYTYDVATEKLTLAEEEPPAPPVKAKYSVTINQTGSGQIKLNDIDYKTPAQFDEGTKVDVAITPDPNYEIKYVKVNGEEKKVTNNEGYIETIDALSADTTIDVQFVLKTYTISFSSYKNGTVKDEQNQTINSDGGTVEVQHGADSSFTVTPTTGYHLGSIEIDGAPINLANELTPTKDGYEYTFSKVTENHRVEVTFAINTYQVAATVQGDHGTIELAQSEVDYGSDAKAVITPEDNSYKVAALKVNGETIDLTNNDNFVDNNDGTSYTYTVKNVTKDTTIEVSFERIAMLEGDWETYVSIKPASGSLLKSYKEGNNEIRVYSKDAIVVVSAVDPYYRVDISDSIKHWKGNYILRESTTIKRLLVAKGPFGGEEIKLPGHLILLFDTEGPTVEDPTVKGDNEATVDDATWFSGGVTVSGKIDNTEQTFDGVTFSTPIEKVYYQKGPYTPYELGKEATFNAEKKSYSFKPEDERYSGVYSIWAVDQAGNASTVKTVQVNIDKKEPTLADGEAVTFEQKNTDYFSKVLNFLSFGTFFNKEVEVTVRVKDDASGVQAISLKTSDEKVVPKLVDGSFENDGLYAQAKFTVDAESFKGTFHVTVTDHVKNKNAEPYLVTKDNSNIEADNSGVVMIEKKAPTAKVEVMPKEDVSYDGDAYNGDVTYNVTVQDGESGINTVSIDVNGKKIEYDYSEMIEKQTYTFASDDPGIQIKEDGTYVVSIYVVDNAGNTNTVTKTIYVDKTAPKITDFSFLTQNDQGSYEKVEETVTLKDSVELTGYGYFFKRPTRVSVKAEDPVVPYEYTSQVKSMIVYLKDYENGKYYAVLADGSYKEVAESAVGKIEPVPVTGEFTFNVPEAFKGQIFSKATDRVNNTGTFETPDGTVIENEKQHAKESHITLEKAKTSYKDANNLELYAKNVDVNVKVADSYSGIQKVEWSVVAPYDTTNNQSGSLTINRDKTYAVGSSVEGWKQTKSDLNLVTELTKTLTVKNNSNSIVVKVKVTDRAGNVSEDEMKFSIDKTAPTIQVTYDNNQSDPANKDFYKEDRTATVVITERNFNAKDVLHKITNTDGVIPKLVGWTTKVNAKDPDQTTHTATVKYAADGDYTFDIQYKDNAENAAPDFAQQKFTIDKTKPVIKVSYSGGSAANGNYYKAARTATISITEHNFDTSRIKVSGTATDNGKGVAFPAVSGWRTSGDVHTATIHYSSDAKYHFDIDYTDMAGNIAADYKADEFFVDQTAPKLDIRGVENQSANKGDVIPVITYSDTNFNKNAVSIKLDGANRGGVTPSGRYADMANGQIYTFNNFEKKKEVDDIYTLTATLVDKAGNRATKTIQFSVNRFGSVYVFDKALKNIDGKYVRDATDITVTETNVDSLKPETMLVKMTKNGTPSDLVAGKDYTVTASGGKGKWSQYTYVIKKSLFDGDGRYTVALYSEDAAGNINETIDETKKAEISFGIDKTAPVIVPINIESGEQYPVEKKAVTVSIKDNLVLKNAEIYVDDKKVKHKVEGENFVFDIRSSNSKQNVKIIAVDAAGNELTSKVKDILVSTNPIVRWYNNTPVFAGSLGGVGGIGIALGGYFLYRKQKNRDDQDEVEDRVVGG; encoded by the coding sequence ATGTTTGCCAAAAGGAAATCCAAGCTGACGCGGCTGATGGCCGTCGTTCTGACCATCATGCTTGTCGCTTATAACATACCTGTTGGTGTCATCACCAAGGCGTTTGCCGAAACAGGCACTAACCAAAAGGTATTCACCATGGAAATCGTAGAAAATGGTGCCCCCGTTCCCAATCAGGAAATTACCGGGCATAATGCCAACAATGAGGTCAGTGTCACGGGCACTACCGACAAGGACGGCCTGGTGCAGTTCCCGGAACTCACCAATGCCTTATTCGACAAAAACAATCAGTTTGATTTTTTAGTAGCTTCAAAGACTTTTTCCATCGTGCTAACAGAGGGAACCACGGACCACTATACTTACGATGTGGCCACCGAAAAACTGACCCTCGCAGAAGAAGAACCACCTGCACCGCCGGTGAAAGCGAAATACTCCGTGACCATCAATCAAACCGGTTCTGGTCAGATCAAACTAAATGACATCGACTACAAAACCCCTGCCCAATTTGACGAGGGGACAAAAGTAGACGTTGCTATTACTCCGGACCCGAATTACGAGATTAAATACGTAAAAGTGAACGGAGAGGAAAAGAAGGTTACGAACAACGAAGGATACATAGAAACAATCGATGCCCTTTCGGCGGATACCACGATTGACGTACAGTTTGTGTTAAAAACCTACACGATTTCTTTTTCCAGCTATAAAAATGGAACCGTCAAGGATGAGCAAAACCAAACGATTAACTCTGACGGCGGGACGGTCGAGGTTCAGCATGGCGCTGATTCTTCGTTTACCGTTACCCCAACAACAGGCTACCATCTTGGAAGCATCGAGATTGATGGAGCGCCTATTAATCTAGCGAATGAACTGACACCGACCAAGGACGGTTACGAGTACACTTTTTCAAAAGTGACAGAAAACCATCGGGTAGAAGTGACATTCGCGATCAATACCTATCAGGTGGCGGCCACTGTCCAAGGGGACCACGGAACGATTGAACTCGCGCAGTCTGAAGTCGACTACGGCAGTGACGCGAAGGCGGTGATTACGCCGGAGGATAACTCTTACAAAGTCGCTGCCCTAAAGGTGAATGGGGAAACAATAGACCTCACCAACAATGACAACTTTGTTGATAATAATGACGGCACAAGCTACACCTACACCGTGAAAAATGTGACCAAGGATACGACGATTGAGGTGTCGTTTGAGCGGATTGCGATGCTGGAGGGAGATTGGGAAACCTACGTCTCAATTAAGCCGGCTTCCGGTTCGTTACTCAAATCGTATAAAGAGGGCAATAATGAAATTCGTGTCTACTCCAAAGACGCGATTGTCGTGGTATCGGCGGTTGACCCGTATTATCGTGTCGACATTTCCGATTCCATTAAACATTGGAAAGGGAATTATATTTTACGAGAATCGACGACGATTAAACGATTGCTAGTCGCGAAGGGTCCTTTCGGCGGAGAGGAAATCAAGCTTCCGGGCCATTTAATTCTGTTGTTTGATACAGAGGGGCCAACGGTAGAAGACCCGACCGTTAAGGGTGATAACGAAGCAACCGTGGATGATGCGACCTGGTTCAGTGGCGGCGTCACCGTTTCAGGTAAGATTGATAACACGGAGCAGACCTTTGATGGCGTGACTTTTTCGACCCCTATTGAAAAAGTGTATTACCAGAAGGGGCCTTATACTCCGTATGAACTAGGCAAGGAAGCTACCTTTAATGCAGAGAAAAAAAGCTATTCCTTCAAGCCTGAAGATGAGAGGTACAGCGGGGTCTATAGCATTTGGGCGGTAGACCAAGCGGGGAACGCATCAACCGTGAAGACGGTTCAGGTTAATATTGATAAAAAGGAACCGACGCTTGCGGACGGAGAAGCGGTTACCTTTGAACAGAAGAACACTGATTATTTTTCCAAAGTGTTAAACTTCCTATCATTTGGAACGTTTTTCAACAAAGAAGTGGAAGTAACGGTCCGAGTGAAGGACGATGCCTCTGGTGTTCAGGCGATCTCGCTAAAAACGAGCGATGAGAAGGTTGTTCCAAAGCTCGTGGACGGTAGTTTCGAGAACGATGGACTATATGCGCAAGCGAAGTTCACGGTGGATGCGGAAAGCTTCAAGGGAACGTTCCATGTCACGGTAACTGACCATGTGAAAAATAAAAACGCCGAGCCGTACTTGGTGACAAAAGACAACTCGAACATCGAAGCCGACAACAGCGGCGTGGTGATGATTGAGAAGAAGGCACCAACTGCCAAGGTGGAGGTTATGCCGAAAGAAGACGTTTCTTACGATGGCGACGCATACAATGGTGATGTTACTTATAATGTGACCGTTCAAGATGGAGAATCGGGCATCAACACGGTAAGTATTGATGTAAACGGAAAAAAGATCGAATACGATTATTCTGAAATGATCGAGAAGCAGACCTATACGTTTGCCTCGGATGATCCGGGAATTCAGATTAAAGAGGATGGAACCTACGTGGTTTCGATCTATGTGGTGGATAACGCCGGGAACACGAACACTGTTACTAAAACGATTTATGTCGATAAAACGGCACCTAAGATTACGGATTTCAGTTTCTTAACACAGAATGATCAGGGGAGCTATGAAAAAGTAGAGGAAACCGTCACGCTGAAGGATTCGGTTGAACTGACGGGGTATGGTTATTTTTTCAAAAGGCCAACGCGAGTCAGCGTGAAGGCGGAGGACCCGGTCGTTCCTTACGAATACACGAGTCAAGTGAAATCAATGATCGTGTATTTGAAAGATTACGAGAATGGAAAGTACTATGCGGTGTTAGCGGACGGATCCTATAAGGAAGTCGCGGAGTCTGCTGTTGGAAAAATTGAGCCGGTGCCTGTCACGGGTGAGTTCACTTTCAATGTGCCAGAAGCGTTCAAGGGACAAATTTTTTCAAAAGCAACGGACCGCGTCAACAACACGGGTACGTTTGAAACGCCGGACGGCACTGTGATTGAAAACGAAAAGCAACACGCGAAGGAATCACATATTACACTTGAAAAAGCGAAAACGAGTTATAAGGATGCGAACAACTTAGAGCTTTATGCGAAAAATGTAGACGTAAATGTGAAGGTTGCGGATTCCTATTCAGGGATTCAGAAGGTGGAATGGTCAGTGGTTGCGCCTTATGATACAACGAATAATCAGTCTGGCAGCCTGACGATTAACAGAGATAAAACGTACGCGGTAGGAAGTTCGGTGGAAGGTTGGAAGCAGACCAAGTCGGATTTGAATCTTGTAACCGAACTGACGAAAACCCTGACGGTAAAAAATAATAGCAATAGCATTGTGGTAAAGGTAAAAGTGACGGACCGGGCTGGCAACGTGTCGGAAGATGAGATGAAGTTCAGCATCGATAAGACGGCACCGACGATTCAGGTGACGTATGATAACAACCAATCCGACCCAGCGAATAAGGACTTTTACAAAGAGGATCGCACGGCGACTGTTGTGATTACGGAACGTAACTTCAACGCCAAAGATGTGCTTCATAAAATCACGAACACGGATGGTGTGATTCCGAAGCTGGTGGGTTGGACGACGAAGGTTAATGCGAAGGATCCAGATCAAACCACACATACGGCGACGGTAAAATATGCCGCCGATGGTGATTATACGTTTGATATTCAGTATAAGGATAATGCAGAAAATGCCGCGCCGGATTTTGCCCAGCAGAAGTTTACGATTGATAAAACTAAGCCTGTGATCAAGGTATCGTATAGCGGTGGGTCAGCGGCGAATGGCAATTATTATAAAGCCGCACGTACAGCGACGATTTCGATTACCGAGCATAATTTTGACACAAGTCGCATCAAGGTGTCAGGCACCGCAACGGATAATGGCAAGGGTGTGGCGTTCCCGGCGGTCAGCGGCTGGAGAACGAGTGGCGATGTGCATACGGCAACGATTCATTATTCAAGTGATGCCAAGTATCATTTCGACATTGATTATACGGACATGGCTGGGAATATCGCGGCCGATTACAAAGCGGATGAGTTTTTCGTGGACCAAACAGCGCCTAAACTGGATATTAGAGGTGTGGAGAATCAGTCGGCGAATAAGGGTGATGTGATTCCGGTGATTACTTATTCCGATACGAATTTTAATAAAAATGCCGTTTCGATTAAGTTAGATGGAGCAAATAGAGGCGGAGTGACGCCAAGCGGCCGCTATGCAGATATGGCAAACGGCCAGATTTACACGTTCAATAATTTTGAGAAAAAGAAGGAAGTTGACGATATTTATACGTTGACGGCTACGCTTGTGGATAAGGCGGGCAACCGTGCGACCAAAACGATTCAGTTCTCGGTCAACCGCTTCGGTTCTGTGTATGTTTTTGATAAAGCACTGAAGAATATCGACGGCAAGTATGTTCGGGATGCAACGGATATTACTGTGACGGAAACGAATGTGGACAGCTTGAAGCCGGAAACGATGTTGGTGAAGATGACGAAGAACGGGACGCCATCGGATTTGGTTGCAGGCAAGGATTACACAGTCACTGCATCTGGCGGTAAGGGCAAGTGGAGTCAGTACACGTATGTGATTAAGAAGTCCTTGTTTGACGGTGATGGCCGATATACGGTGGCGCTTTATTCGGAAGATGCGGCAGGCAATATTAATGAGACAATCGATGAAACGAAGAAGGCAGAGATTTCGTTTGGAATCGATAAGACGGCGCCTGTGATTGTGCCGATTAATATTGAATCGGGCGAGCAATATCCGGTGGAGAAGAAGGCTGTGACGGTTTCTATTAAGGATAATCTTGTTCTTAAGAACGCGGAGATTTATGTGGATGATAAAAAGGTGAAGCATAAGGTCGAGGGCGAGAATTTCGTGTTTGATATTAGAAGCTCGAACTCGAAGCAGAATGTGAAGATCATTGCCGTGGATGCCGCGGGGAATGAGCTGACATCCAAGGTAAAAGACATTCTCGTGTCGACTAACCCAATTGTGCGCTGGTACAACAATACACCTGTGTTCGCCGGCTCTCTTGGCGGTGTGGGCGGAATTGGGATCGCCTTAGGCGGATATTTCCTTTACCGCAAGCAGAAGAATAGAGATGATCAAGATGAAGTTGAAGACCGAGTGGTAGGAGGTTAA
- a CDS encoding YdeI/OmpD-associated family protein, whose translation MTKTIVEKLNSLKYKKVVILDMPEDGDYFNDLHDYDTKFNDRGYDLIFAFVLTKSELKILIDTVFEKNYLNEKGYIYIAYPKKGNKVYETYIHRDELFEALGADEEGYVGTSSIKFARMVGLDDVFTVVGLKEENRDKKSKSKTSKASQCVDDYISMIPEIEKDLQDNQNLLSFYQSLTQGYQKDWARYIYSAKQEATKEKRRQEMKMILGAGYKSRELYRNK comes from the coding sequence ATGACAAAAACCATCGTTGAAAAATTAAACTCTCTGAAGTATAAGAAAGTCGTTATTTTGGACATGCCTGAGGATGGAGACTACTTTAACGATTTACATGACTATGATACAAAGTTTAACGATAGAGGGTACGATCTTATATTTGCTTTTGTCCTCACAAAGAGCGAATTGAAAATATTAATCGATACGGTGTTTGAGAAAAATTATTTAAATGAAAAGGGTTATATATATATCGCTTATCCGAAAAAAGGGAATAAGGTCTATGAGACGTATATTCATCGTGATGAGTTATTCGAGGCTCTCGGTGCGGATGAAGAAGGGTATGTGGGAACTAGCAGTATTAAATTTGCCCGAATGGTTGGACTAGATGACGTATTTACGGTGGTTGGATTAAAAGAAGAAAATCGAGATAAGAAAAGTAAAAGTAAAACGTCTAAAGCCAGCCAATGTGTAGATGATTACATTTCTATGATTCCGGAAATAGAAAAGGATTTGCAGGACAATCAAAATCTGCTCTCCTTTTATCAATCCCTAACCCAAGGTTACCAAAAAGATTGGGCCCGTTATATTTATAGTGCGAAACAGGAGGCAACCAAAGAAAAGCGGCGTCAAGAAATGAAGATGATCCTTGGAGCAGGATACAAAAGTCGTGAACTCTATCGGAATAAATAA
- a CDS encoding OsmC family protein — translation MELSVKWNEKMAFSGTTPSGHEIKMDAAPEVGGENTGARPTELLLNAVAGCTGIDIISILHKMRLEPTSFQMDVQGERADDHPKKFTTINIHYALEGDLPEEKVVRAIQLSKDKYCSVSHSLSAEITASYSINGVKGSQAL, via the coding sequence ATGGAATTATCAGTGAAGTGGAATGAGAAGATGGCGTTTTCGGGGACGACACCGTCTGGTCATGAAATCAAGATGGATGCTGCTCCAGAAGTGGGCGGGGAGAATACAGGAGCGAGGCCAACAGAACTGCTTTTGAATGCTGTTGCGGGTTGTACAGGAATCGATATCATCTCGATTTTGCATAAAATGCGTCTTGAGCCAACATCGTTTCAGATGGACGTGCAGGGCGAACGGGCTGACGATCATCCTAAAAAGTTTACCACCATTAATATCCATTACGCGTTAGAAGGGGATCTGCCTGAGGAGAAGGTGGTACGAGCGATCCAATTATCAAAGGATAAGTATTGCTCTGTGTCCCATTCCTTGAGTGCAGAAATCACCGCAAGCTACTCCATTAATGGAGTGAAAGGCAGCCAAGCTTTATAA
- a CDS encoding DUF4405 domain-containing protein has product MKKNYIKIILDLLMAITFVLLMNPRVLGGLPFHEIAGLAIGVAILTHIGLNYRWVFNTIKKIFDPNLPKKTRFNLTLNILLLVSMASVIITGILISRVVLPSLAVQGDHSIRGLHGLSADATLALVGLHVAVHWQWILSICKKAFKTKEGKFRKGVIAPVVLSLAILAGGMQWFASTASYSMGDFKPQQMQQSDQYFNRGNVGNTGDSGTTAEMQQGPPNGDFREGKFHGREGHGEHGGSSNPFLVILNYFAIWAAIIIPVYYLEKRILRNKRKAGSVQLKATENL; this is encoded by the coding sequence TTGAAAAAGAATTATATAAAAATCATACTGGATTTGCTGATGGCCATTACTTTTGTATTGCTAATGAATCCAAGAGTGTTGGGCGGTCTCCCGTTTCATGAGATTGCAGGACTGGCGATCGGGGTAGCGATTCTGACGCATATTGGTTTGAACTATCGATGGGTGTTCAATACAATCAAAAAGATTTTCGATCCGAACCTACCTAAGAAAACACGATTCAATCTCACGTTAAATATCCTGTTATTAGTATCGATGGCTAGCGTCATCATTACGGGGATTTTAATCTCAAGGGTGGTTCTTCCTAGTCTTGCTGTACAGGGCGATCACTCGATTCGTGGACTTCATGGGTTGTCTGCTGATGCCACGCTTGCGTTAGTAGGGCTTCATGTGGCGGTTCACTGGCAATGGATTTTGAGTATTTGTAAAAAGGCCTTCAAGACGAAGGAAGGAAAGTTCAGGAAGGGCGTTATTGCACCCGTTGTCCTATCACTAGCTATTTTGGCAGGTGGGATGCAATGGTTTGCCTCCACAGCGTCTTATAGCATGGGTGATTTTAAACCGCAGCAAATGCAACAAAGTGATCAGTATTTTAATAGGGGAAATGTCGGAAACACTGGTGACTCCGGGACAACAGCGGAAATGCAACAAGGGCCACCGAATGGTGATTTTCGTGAAGGAAAGTTTCATGGAAGAGAGGGACATGGTGAACATGGCGGCAGCAGCAACCCCTTTCTCGTCATACTAAACTACTTTGCCATTTGGGCCGCCATCATCATTCCTGTTTATTATCTGGAGAAGCGGATTCTTAGGAACAAGCGGAAAGCTGGGAGTGTTCAACTGAAAGCGACTGAAAACCTGTAA
- a CDS encoding cytochrome c: MKRLWAVSATSLLMLLFLLTGCSSESSSSAKDGETIYKDNCAACHGDQLQGAVGPSIVNMKSKYSEDEVLKIINEGTTKMPGNLLTDEESKIVTKWLWEK, from the coding sequence GTGAAACGACTTTGGGCTGTTTCTGCTACTTCACTACTCATGTTGCTATTTTTACTAACGGGTTGTTCGTCTGAGAGTTCCAGTTCTGCCAAGGATGGTGAAACCATTTATAAGGATAACTGTGCGGCCTGCCACGGCGATCAATTGCAAGGTGCGGTTGGCCCGTCCATAGTCAATATGAAAAGCAAGTATTCTGAGGATGAAGTGCTAAAAATCATTAATGAAGGCACCACTAAAATGCCTGGGAATCTTTTAACTGACGAGGAGTCAAAAATTGTGACGAAATGGTTGTGGGAGAAATAA
- a CDS encoding response regulator transcription factor — protein MRKILVVDDDKHILDLVSIHLTQAGYQVLKAENGIQALGILENELPDLAIVDVMMPGIDGIELTKTIRNDHVDIPVLLLTAKGELEDKEKGFLAGSDDYIVKPFEPKELLFRITAILRRYDKPASTLMQVGSLTINRKRFEVTAGSSTLLLPLKEFELLSLLASKPNQVYERAAIMEKIWGYDYEGDEQTLNTHIKRIRERLNKIASDVEITTVRGVGYKLEVHPS, from the coding sequence ATGAGGAAGATTTTAGTTGTGGATGATGATAAACATATACTGGACTTGGTTAGCATTCATTTGACCCAAGCGGGGTATCAGGTGCTGAAGGCGGAGAACGGCATTCAAGCCCTTGGAATATTGGAAAATGAGCTGCCGGACTTGGCCATAGTGGATGTGATGATGCCGGGCATCGACGGCATCGAACTGACGAAAACCATACGAAACGATCATGTCGACATCCCGGTCCTATTACTGACAGCCAAAGGAGAATTGGAGGACAAGGAAAAGGGCTTCCTCGCAGGCTCAGACGATTATATCGTCAAACCATTCGAACCAAAAGAACTGCTCTTCCGTATCACCGCCATCCTAAGGCGCTACGATAAGCCGGCTAGCACCCTGATGCAAGTGGGCTCCCTTACCATTAATCGCAAAAGATTCGAGGTCACCGCAGGTTCGAGCACCTTACTCCTGCCGCTAAAGGAATTCGAATTGCTCTCCTTACTCGCTTCCAAGCCCAACCAGGTCTACGAGCGAGCCGCCATCATGGAGAAAATCTGGGGCTATGACTATGAGGGAGACGAACAAACACTCAACACACACATCAAACGAATCCGTGAACGCCTTAACAAAATCGCCAGCGACGTCGAAATCACTACCGTTCGAGGCGTCGGCTACAAACTCGAGGTCCACCCGTCATGA
- a CDS encoding cell wall metabolism sensor histidine kinase WalK: MKSLYGKFVLTTVLIMLFSTICGFFLTNTYYQSVMKERNDKKNVKIAESIVSHIENSPQLDLSDYLSTVGKIGYQLYVVDESGHEQFFGGKYRVKDLNPSFVKNVLSGHIYHGMRDFPRQTFVTGFFANELSNTIGVPFTFQNTKYALFVRPDIKLLFSEVHTILGGLILGTALLSLLLMLVVAKFLIVPITQLTEATKQIAKENYDTQLNIERRDEIGQLAASFHTMVEQLQENDRMRKEFISNVSHDFQSPLLNIQGYAGLLKSTDLSDQDRVNYADIIQSETKRLSKLTRQLLLLTSLDQSTRMLNYQDFRLDEQVKDCVNKYRWRLEEKQLNLLMELEPTTYHGDEALLENVWDNLLSNAIKYNRTEGEIQIRLHANEAFVEVTVSDTGIGLAQADKAQIFERFFRADRSRTEEGTGLGLSIVKQIVELHHGEVHVTSAPNEGTTFSIRLPYL, encoded by the coding sequence ATGAAATCACTATACGGAAAATTCGTCTTAACCACCGTCCTCATCATGCTTTTCAGCACTATTTGCGGCTTTTTCCTAACCAACACCTACTACCAAAGCGTGATGAAAGAACGGAACGATAAGAAAAATGTCAAAATCGCCGAATCGATCGTGTCCCACATCGAAAACTCCCCACAGCTCGACTTATCCGATTACTTATCCACAGTCGGAAAAATCGGCTACCAGCTATATGTGGTCGACGAATCAGGGCACGAGCAATTTTTCGGCGGGAAGTATCGCGTCAAAGATTTAAACCCTTCCTTTGTGAAAAATGTACTCAGCGGCCACATCTATCATGGAATGCGTGATTTTCCACGTCAAACCTTCGTGACCGGTTTTTTCGCCAATGAACTGTCGAATACCATCGGCGTGCCGTTTACGTTTCAAAACACAAAGTATGCGCTCTTTGTACGTCCAGACATCAAGCTTTTATTCAGCGAAGTCCATACGATTCTCGGTGGACTCATCCTAGGAACGGCACTTTTAAGCCTTTTGCTAATGCTAGTGGTGGCCAAGTTTTTGATTGTACCCATCACCCAGTTAACGGAGGCGACCAAGCAGATTGCCAAGGAAAACTATGACACCCAGCTGAACATTGAGCGCCGGGATGAAATTGGCCAGTTAGCGGCGAGCTTCCATACGATGGTCGAGCAGCTTCAGGAAAATGACAGGATGCGGAAGGAGTTCATCAGCAACGTGAGCCATGACTTCCAATCGCCACTTTTAAATATTCAAGGCTATGCGGGCCTGTTGAAATCAACGGATTTATCAGACCAAGATCGTGTCAACTATGCAGACATTATTCAATCAGAAACCAAACGGTTATCCAAGCTAACAAGGCAACTTTTATTGTTAACCTCACTCGACCAATCAACAAGAATGTTGAACTATCAGGACTTTCGGTTGGACGAGCAGGTAAAGGATTGTGTGAATAAATACCGCTGGCGGTTGGAGGAAAAGCAGTTGAACCTGCTGATGGAATTGGAGCCAACCACGTATCACGGGGACGAGGCGTTACTAGAAAATGTCTGGGACAATCTCTTGAGCAATGCGATTAAATATAACCGGACAGAAGGGGAAATCCAAATCAGGCTCCACGCAAATGAAGCTTTTGTCGAAGTGACTGTAAGCGACACCGGCATCGGGCTTGCGCAAGCGGATAAAGCCCAGATATTCGAGCGCTTTTTCCGGGCCGACCGTTCGCGTACTGAAGAAGGTACCGGTCTCGGATTATCGATCGTGAAGCAAATTGTCGAGCTGCATCACGGGGAGGTTCATGTGACTAGCGCACCGAACGAAGGGACGACTTTTTCCATCCGATTGCCTTATTTGTAA